In Tsuneonella dongtanensis, a single window of DNA contains:
- a CDS encoding saccharopine dehydrogenase family protein, translating into MGKASREFDIVVYGATGYTGRLVAEHFVREYGGKGDAPKWAMAGRSKEKLAEVRDLIGAPADTPLVIADASDPGTLDAMCHRTRVVLTTVGPYQLYGDELVAACVRSGTDYADLCGEPVWMRQKIDEHEAAAKASGARICFSSGFDSIPFDLGVLMTQKEAKQRFGAAAPRVRGRVRGMSGGASGGTVASLTETMKAVAKNPSLISILRSSFGLTPGFEGPDQPSGMIPHYEDDLGKWAAPFVMAPINTKNVHRTNFLLGHPWGTDFRYDEMVLTSPGDAGKAAANAIASVMKNPFGAKPPKPGEGPSKEERENGFWDVLYIAEMPDGRKLHYGVKGKYDPGYGSTSRMLAETGMALLKSDAPGGIGTPGFFLGEALVERLEARAEISFGVEN; encoded by the coding sequence ATGGGCAAGGCTTCTCGCGAGTTCGACATCGTCGTCTATGGTGCAACCGGTTATACCGGGCGGCTCGTCGCCGAGCACTTCGTGCGCGAATACGGCGGCAAGGGCGACGCGCCCAAGTGGGCCATGGCGGGCCGGTCGAAGGAGAAGCTCGCCGAAGTGCGCGACCTGATCGGTGCTCCCGCCGATACGCCGCTGGTGATTGCCGATGCCAGCGATCCGGGCACGCTCGACGCGATGTGCCACCGCACACGGGTCGTCCTGACCACGGTCGGCCCGTACCAGCTCTATGGAGACGAGCTCGTCGCCGCCTGTGTGCGATCGGGTACCGACTACGCCGACTTGTGCGGCGAGCCGGTGTGGATGCGGCAGAAGATCGACGAGCACGAAGCCGCGGCCAAGGCGAGCGGTGCGCGCATCTGTTTTTCGAGCGGGTTCGATTCCATTCCGTTCGATCTCGGAGTGCTGATGACCCAGAAGGAGGCCAAGCAGCGCTTCGGTGCGGCGGCGCCGCGCGTGCGCGGACGGGTCCGGGGCATGTCGGGCGGCGCGTCCGGGGGGACGGTGGCGAGCCTCACCGAGACGATGAAGGCGGTGGCGAAGAATCCATCGCTGATCTCCATCCTCCGCAGCAGCTTTGGGCTTACCCCGGGTTTCGAGGGGCCCGACCAGCCGAGTGGCATGATCCCGCATTACGAGGACGATCTCGGCAAATGGGCGGCGCCGTTCGTGATGGCCCCCATCAACACCAAGAACGTCCACCGCACGAACTTCCTGCTCGGTCATCCGTGGGGGACCGATTTCCGCTATGACGAGATGGTGCTCACCAGCCCCGGCGATGCCGGCAAGGCCGCGGCGAACGCGATCGCGTCGGTGATGAAGAACCCGTTCGGCGCCAAGCCCCCCAAGCCGGGCGAAGGGCCCAGCAAGGAAGAGCGCGAGAACGGGTTCTGGGACGTGCTCTACATCGCCGAGATGCCCGACGGGCGAAAGCTGCACTACGGGGTCAAGGGCAAGTACGATCCGGGCTACGGCTCGACGAGCCGGATGCTGGCCGAAACGGGCATGGCGCTGCTCAAATCCGATGCGCCAGGCGGGATCGGCACGCCCGGGTTTTTCCTGGGTGAAGCGCTCGTGGAGCGTCTGGAAGCACGCGCTGAAATTTCGTTCGGGGTGGAGAATTGA
- a CDS encoding DoxX family protein → MSAIAAFLGRLMLALLFVLAGIPKIIDPSGAAAMLASANLPTALAMPTGVFEVVAGLLLALGFMTRLISILLAGFTLLATFFFHNQFGDPLQAAMALKNVAIAGGLLVVFAYGQMRWSYDHMRATRKGEVAAAKAEARAREAEIKAARAEGRAEALGDRTV, encoded by the coding sequence ATGTCCGCCATCGCCGCCTTCCTCGGCCGTCTGATGCTCGCATTGCTTTTCGTGCTCGCGGGCATTCCGAAGATCATCGATCCGTCGGGTGCGGCGGCCATGCTGGCATCGGCGAACCTGCCGACTGCGCTTGCCATGCCGACCGGTGTGTTCGAGGTGGTCGCGGGCCTGCTGCTGGCCCTCGGTTTCATGACCCGGCTCATCTCGATCCTGCTTGCCGGTTTCACGCTGCTGGCGACCTTCTTCTTCCACAACCAGTTTGGCGATCCGTTGCAGGCGGCGATGGCGCTCAAGAACGTGGCGATCGCGGGCGGGCTGCTGGTGGTCTTTGCCTATGGCCAGATGCGCTGGAGCTACGACCACATGCGCGCAACCCGCAAGGGTGAGGTCGCCGCCGCCAAGGCCGAAGCGCGCGCCCGCGAAGCCGAGATCAAGGCGGCCCGCGCCGAGGGCCGCGCAGAAGCCCTCGGCGACCGGACCGTCTAG